In Flavobacteriales bacterium, one genomic interval encodes:
- a CDS encoding quinone-dependent dihydroorotate dehydrogenase yields the protein MLYRSLIRPLLFLFPTERVHYMTMNALNVLQGFPPTRWILRGLFSTRKAEDAKEVFGLEFPNRVGLAAGFDKDARYMHALRSLGFGFIEVGTVTPRPQAGNPKPRLFRLKKDEALINRMGFNNRGLEAMVENLKKRPKDVIIGGNIGKNKDTSNEQAVEDYVTCFHGLHPHVDYFVVNVSSPNTPGLRKLQEKGPLLEILNRMYREAGQYEVQRPILLKIAPDLTDTQVDDIVEIVVESGIDGVIATNTTISRDGLQTPVTAIDSIGNGGLSGRPLNQRATEVVRYLSDRAEGRFKVIGVGGIHDVRTAQEKLDAGAALIQVYSAFIFEGPALISRIIRGIRTAP from the coding sequence ATGCTCTACCGTTCCCTGATCAGACCCCTCCTATTCCTCTTCCCTACCGAGAGGGTGCATTACATGACCATGAATGCATTGAATGTCCTACAGGGATTTCCTCCTACGCGATGGATACTCCGCGGGCTATTCTCAACCAGAAAAGCAGAGGATGCCAAAGAGGTCTTCGGACTGGAATTTCCCAATCGCGTGGGTCTGGCTGCTGGTTTCGACAAGGATGCACGATATATGCATGCCCTACGCAGTCTGGGTTTTGGATTCATAGAGGTGGGCACGGTCACTCCACGTCCACAGGCAGGTAATCCCAAGCCTAGGCTCTTCCGCCTGAAGAAGGACGAGGCCCTCATCAATCGTATGGGATTCAATAACCGTGGACTGGAGGCCATGGTGGAGAATTTGAAGAAACGCCCCAAGGATGTCATCATAGGTGGGAACATCGGCAAGAACAAGGACACTTCCAATGAGCAGGCGGTAGAGGATTATGTCACCTGTTTTCATGGTCTGCATCCCCATGTGGACTATTTCGTGGTCAATGTCTCCTCACCCAATACACCCGGGTTGCGAAAGCTACAAGAGAAAGGACCTCTACTGGAGATTTTGAACCGGATGTACCGAGAAGCAGGTCAGTATGAAGTGCAGCGTCCCATCCTGCTCAAGATAGCTCCCGATCTGACCGATACTCAAGTCGATGATATCGTAGAGATCGTTGTGGAAAGTGGGATCGATGGGGTCATCGCCACCAATACCACCATCTCCCGAGACGGACTACAGACTCCAGTTACCGCTATTGACTCTATTGGAAATGGCGGCTTGAGCGGTAGACCATTGAACCAACGCGCAACAGAAGTTGTTCGCTATCTCTCAGATAGAGCAGAAGGTAGATTCAAGGTGATCGGTGTGGGTGGTATCCATGATGTCAGAACGGCTCAAGAAAAATTGGATGCTGGGGCGGCATTGATTCAGGTATATTCTGCCTTTATTTTTGAAGGGCCCGCATTGATCTCCCGTATCATACGCGGTATCCGTACAGCTCCATGA
- a CDS encoding hydroxymethylglutaryl-CoA lyase, producing MKKEGPVKLIECPRDAMQGIEEFIPTELKTAYHQQLLECGFDTIDIGSFVSPKAIPQLKDTASVLAGLDRSNSDTELLVIVGNKRGAVDACAQEKVDYLGYPFSISETFLRRNINSSIEDSLSRIDDIAALCEKHNKKLVIYISMGFGNPYGEPWDVNIVMGWCYKLVKLFEVKTISLSDTIGTSRPESIRYLFSNLIPELPEVEFGAHLHTTPTTWEEKVSSAFESGCRRFDGAIKGFGGCPMAADRLTGNMPTERMVEYFSQHGIDCGVEKKPFDRAMQKALEVFPI from the coding sequence ATGAAGAAAGAAGGACCGGTGAAATTGATAGAATGCCCGCGTGATGCCATGCAGGGTATCGAGGAATTCATCCCTACGGAGTTGAAGACCGCCTACCATCAACAGCTTTTGGAGTGCGGTTTCGATACCATAGACATCGGCAGCTTCGTATCGCCCAAGGCCATTCCCCAACTGAAGGATACTGCGTCAGTCCTGGCCGGGCTGGACCGATCGAATTCTGACACTGAGCTACTCGTCATTGTAGGCAATAAGCGAGGTGCAGTAGATGCATGTGCTCAAGAAAAGGTGGACTATCTGGGATATCCTTTTTCTATATCCGAGACCTTCCTACGTAGGAACATCAATAGCTCGATAGAAGATTCCCTGAGTCGGATCGATGATATCGCTGCACTCTGTGAAAAGCACAATAAGAAACTGGTCATCTATATCTCCATGGGATTCGGCAATCCCTATGGTGAACCCTGGGATGTCAACATCGTGATGGGATGGTGCTATAAATTGGTCAAGCTCTTCGAGGTCAAGACCATCTCCCTCTCTGACACCATAGGTACCTCAAGACCCGAGAGCATTCGATATCTGTTCAGCAATCTCATCCCAGAACTGCCTGAAGTGGAATTCGGTGCCCATCTCCACACGACTCCAACTACGTGGGAAGAAAAGGTCTCCAGTGCCTTCGAGAGCGGCTGCCGCAGATTCGATGGGGCCATCAAGGGCTTTGGAGGATGTCCCATGGCTGCCGATCGCCTCACGGGAAATATGCCTACCGAGCGGATGGTGGAGTACTTCTCCCAACACGGAATCGATTGTGGGGTAGAAAAAAAGCCTTTTGATCGAGCGATGCAAAAGGCTTTGGAAGTGTTTCCTATTTAA